The nucleotide window CGTGACGCCACCGGTCACGTCGCAGAGTGCGCCGAGGGTGGTCCACGTCCATCCGGCAGGCAGCACCGGGAGGTCCGGCGTGTCCGGTGCGAGTACCGCGTCTAGCGCGGCGGCGAGGTGCTCGGCGGCGGGCGCCACACCGGCGGTCCCGGGGACCAGGCGACCGAGCACCGCCGCGAAGATCACGGCCTCCTCAAGCCGCTCCAGCCGCACATCCAGCGCATGGAGGTCCTTGACGCTGTGGTGCAGTCCGGACAGCGACTCTTCGAGCGCAGCGACTACCCGTTCCTGCTCCGCCAGCGGAGGAACCACTACCGGGATCGAGGTCATCGCCGCCTTAGTCAGCTTGAGGCGGGTCGTCCCGTTGGCCAAACCCCTGTAGTCGTACTGGTCGAGGTAGTACTTCAAGAAGGTGCCGTCCACATGTGGCCGTAGGACGTGCGCATGGTTGTTGACCCATGACGGGCCGGTGATGCAGTAGGCCTTCGGCTTGTCGGGGTCTAAGAAGGGCGCCCCGTCCTCACCGAGCAGCACAAGCGGCTCGTCGAACAATGGATGGTCGACGTAATCCACCAGTCCAGTGGCGCCGTAGTACGGCACCGGCCCCGGCCGGCTCTCGCGCTCCTTCCGGTTCAGCGGGACTCGCATGTTGTCGAGGACGTCGGCGATCTCGCCGACGGTGGCCCACGCCCAGCCGGCCGGGAGAGCTTGGGTGATGGTCATGCGGCGAGCACGTGGTTGAGTTCGTCGAGCAGCGGCTCGAGCTGGCCGTGGAACACGCTGTACGCACCTCCGAGGCCGCCGCGCTCGGCGAACGGCGCGTCGTCCAGATCATCAACCGTGACGGCCAAAGAGGACCCGATGACGTCACGGATGCGTTCCAGCCACTGCAACTGCTCCGCGGTGAACGCCCGGCCATGCCGCTCCTGCTGGGCAAGCCAACCGGCGAACCGCTGGTTCACGGTCTCCGTGTACGGCAACAGCTCGTTGTCCTGCTCGAGCGCGAATCGGACCAGGGACACCAGGTCGGTAACGATGCGCTGGCCGCCGCCGTGCACCTTCGAGGCGTCGAGGGCCTCGTAGGCCTGCCACAGACGCTCCGGGGTCCAGGCGTGCGGCGGCTTGCTGATCGCGTTAGCGAGCTCTTTGACCTGCCGGAAGGTGACCCGCCGTTTGTACGGGACCCCGTAGAGCGCCTGCAGAGCGGCGAGCTGGTCG belongs to Modestobacter sp. L9-4 and includes:
- a CDS encoding restriction endonuclease subunit S, which translates into the protein MTITQALPAGWAWATVGEIADVLDNMRVPLNRKERESRPGPVPYYGATGLVDYVDHPLFDEPLVLLGEDGAPFLDPDKPKAYCITGPSWVNNHAHVLRPHVDGTFLKYYLDQYDYRGLANGTTRLKLTKAAMTSIPVVVPPLAEQERVVAALEESLSGLHHSVKDLHALDVRLERLEEAVIFAAVLGRLVPGTAGVAPAAEHLAAALDAVLAPDTPDLPVLPAGWTWTTLGALCDVTGGVTKDAKKQADASHVEVPYLRVANVQKGRLDLDEVTRIRVPKAKAEALRLQPGDVLFNEGGDRDKLGRGWVWEGQIADCIHQNHVFRGRVRGGVLDPRLLSWHGNTFGRRWFEAAGKQTTNLASLSMTNLKRLPVPVPPLKDQPVIVAEVQRRLSIIKAARDDLAAVRRKTQVLRRSLLQRAFTGSLVAQDTSDEPAELLLKRIAEDRAFAPSTARRRRARPIPISRAAGGALPAQESV